From a single Mesotoga sp. UBA6090 genomic region:
- a CDS encoding ABC transporter substrate-binding protein: MRRARYLKAFLVIVIILLSSLAIGVTKLRVTTWAGAEEAALDEEIIAEFMRLNPEYEVTYEPVPGDYYQKILTDIGAGTPPDVILLDAEMIPAFVEGNYLTDINPFISRLSRDGASGTNLAEYFPVLVDIFRSGRSLYALPKDTSPIGIFYNKKVFDELEVPYPPQDGWTLEEFAETARLLSKDTDGDEKNDVWGFAFPSWVGVVVPLLWAGGGEVFSPDFTQTSGYLNSDLNVKNYEFFMDLLSKGYAPSPQEASSLGGTSALFYTGKVGMTITGRWFNVSIKGQIAKGADLDVGAAPIPYAAPENKATVTYASGWAVPANAADKSGATMLAAFLSSEYAQKKRCLEGGLAISAIKEIAELQAEQDELDAAFIKMLDFARVPVGSQTKYYRPLFEDTWAEAFDRMNVGGETVKQAMDWAAATIDEYIEKGEN; encoded by the coding sequence ATGCGTCGGGCAAGATACTTGAAAGCGTTTCTTGTGATTGTTATCATTTTGCTTTCTTCACTTGCGATCGGAGTAACCAAGCTAAGAGTTACAACCTGGGCAGGAGCTGAAGAGGCAGCTCTTGACGAAGAGATTATTGCAGAATTCATGAGACTCAATCCGGAGTACGAGGTGACTTACGAACCAGTTCCCGGAGACTACTATCAGAAGATTTTGACTGACATTGGAGCCGGTACCCCACCTGATGTGATCCTTCTGGATGCAGAGATGATACCCGCTTTTGTGGAAGGCAACTACTTGACAGACATCAACCCTTTCATTAGCAGGCTAAGTAGAGATGGTGCGAGTGGCACCAATCTCGCGGAGTATTTTCCGGTCCTGGTTGACATTTTCAGGTCAGGTAGAAGTTTATACGCCCTCCCCAAGGATACAAGTCCGATAGGAATCTTCTACAACAAGAAAGTATTCGATGAGCTGGAGGTTCCTTACCCCCCGCAGGATGGATGGACCCTGGAAGAATTCGCGGAAACTGCCAGGCTTTTGAGCAAAGATACTGATGGAGACGAAAAGAACGATGTTTGGGGATTTGCTTTCCCGTCATGGGTTGGAGTTGTTGTACCACTTCTATGGGCAGGCGGTGGTGAGGTCTTTAGCCCAGACTTCACTCAGACCTCGGGATATCTGAACAGCGATCTCAATGTAAAGAACTATGAATTCTTCATGGATCTTCTCTCCAAAGGATACGCACCATCACCTCAAGAAGCCAGCTCTCTCGGAGGAACTTCAGCGCTTTTCTACACAGGTAAGGTAGGCATGACGATAACGGGCAGATGGTTCAACGTATCAATCAAAGGACAGATCGCGAAGGGTGCCGACCTGGATGTCGGAGCCGCACCAATTCCGTATGCAGCTCCCGAGAATAAGGCGACTGTTACCTATGCCTCTGGTTGGGCTGTACCAGCAAACGCAGCTGACAAATCAGGTGCAACTATGCTTGCAGCATTTCTGTCAAGCGAATATGCACAGAAAAAGCGTTGTCTGGAAGGTGGGTTGGCAATATCCGCAATCAAGGAAATTGCCGAACTGCAGGCAGAGCAGGATGAACTTGACGCGGCTTTCATAAAGATGCTTGATTTTGCAAGAGTACCGGTTGGTTCTCAGACAAAGTACTACAGACCACTGTTCGAAGACACATGGGCAGAGGC